From Aerosticca soli, a single genomic window includes:
- a CDS encoding SufE family protein: MNDTQPPATSAAEAQQQIIDEFAYFSDWSERYQYLIDLGKRLPPFPEAWKTEANRVHGCQSQVWLVASGDASRLHLAASSDSAIVSGLIALLLRVYADRPAAEILATEPVFIEAIGLGRHLSPTRANGLAAMLARIKDIAARVQAGQKPA, translated from the coding sequence ATGAACGACACCCAGCCGCCAGCCACGAGCGCCGCCGAGGCGCAGCAGCAGATCATCGATGAGTTTGCCTACTTCAGTGACTGGAGCGAGCGCTACCAGTATCTGATCGACCTCGGCAAGCGGCTGCCGCCGTTTCCGGAGGCATGGAAGACCGAGGCCAACCGTGTGCACGGCTGCCAGTCGCAGGTCTGGCTGGTCGCCAGCGGCGACGCCTCGCGCCTGCATTTGGCTGCAAGCAGCGATTCGGCGATCGTCTCCGGGCTGATCGCGCTCCTGCTGCGTGTCTATGCCGACCGGCCGGCGGCGGAGATCCTCGCCACCGAGCCCGTTTTCATCGAGGCCATTGGCCTCGGCCGCCATCTGTCCCCCACCCGCGCCAATGGCCTGGCCGCCATGCTGGCGCGGATCAAGGACATCGCCGCCCGCGTCCAGGCCGGGCAGAAGCCGGCCTGA